The Clavelina lepadiformis chromosome 3, kaClaLepa1.1, whole genome shotgun sequence region gggtcttctagctgaaaagtaatatcccaaaatgactactagtaatataataaccaaattgacaatcattaatgattttgcggctcgctggtgtttatagttttccgcaagtgactctttcattgaacaagtttgcccacccctgctatatgGGCTTTCTCATGCATTTACCCACTCCGGTAATAAACTGCTGAGCTGGCTTTTTGTCACAGTTGATACTTTCAGTATTTGTcgcataaaaataaaattaaaactctTCAATCGATTTCGAAAAATCCGCTTCAAACAAGATACATGTGATtacaatatttgtaaaatgttgGTCTTATAATTAATACATGTATTTGTACGAGGCGATATCAAACCTAATTCTTGAAATCTTTGCGAATTGTAAACGGCGAGTTTGGAATTTCAGCGCGAAAACCTTACCACGCAGCGTGATTGAACGTTTATTTTTCCTTGTTAGTTGTTTTCGAACCAAAAACTTCGATATCAACGCCAATTATATGATGACAATACTGTAAATACGCTACAAACAATTGTATTGTCAAGCTATTCCTGAAATCCCAAGGAAAATTTAATTACCTtgattgttgttgttattattattattattcgaGTTATTTCTTTGTTCCAGAAGTCGTAGAAGAAGAAGTGGAGAAATTTGATTAAACTGCGCCGAAGCTGTCGGaatgtttgttatttccaGGAAGatcaaaagtaaaattagAGCTTtaagttttcgcattttattctTAACAAAAAGAATTCAGCATAGACTATGTTGTATAAAACTCTAAAGTTGAGCCTAAATAAACctattttctgcaaattgcGGAATTTTACTCCATAGCGGCGGTAACTTAAATCACACATTAACCTTGGTATCTTCTTGGGAATTGTCTGCACagtaaaattgcttttttctatACTATAATCATCATCTAGAATTCTAGATCAACATATTCATGGCCAAATTAAACAACGAAGTAGCTGCTGCAATTCCACTACGTTATTTCAGCCTTGAACATAATGCTAAATTAATCAGACATTTATCTCTTAAAAGCAGCCCCTCCAATGCTAAAACTTTGGGCTGGATTTCACCATTTATCAGGCATTCAGACAATGCCCGGAGGTCAGAACAATCGCATACTTGGTGGCAACCTGCGACAGCGTTAAAATGCTTAACACACGAAGCAACCACTAAGCGTTTTGTAGCGTCTCCCAATCACTGATATGAGTAGTGAGTGACGCAAACACGTTTTTAAGAACTGCAGATGTTGTGGTGGTATTAGTTGCTGGGCATTACAGCACCCTTTGATTCCAAAAACAGTTTTCTCCGGTTTTAGAAGTTCAGTTGTCCTTTCCGAGTTAGCACACGCAACAAAATGAGCAATAAGCTCACAAAACCCGTCACAAATCATTTTATTATTGGTTCATCAAATCAAGCTTAACAAATCTATACTGGAAGGAGTTCGAGTTTCGCATGAGTGCAATGAGTCCAGAATGTAGTTTTAAATCAAGGGACTCGGGCAACATCTTCAAATTCTCACAAAGCAATAATAAACTTTTCAACGTTATGAAGCCAACGCCACCGCCCGATGCATATGAATTTAGAAAGTCTCCTGATGTAATAAAACCGATTATCTTGCGTGATGGAAATACGTTGAACGAATAAGGATGTTGCTGTGGAACTGGGGGAATACCTTTCTTTTTACTTTTCCTTCTCTGCTTAGCCGCTTTGGTAGCCAATTTCCTATCAGACAAGAAAACAGCAATGCTACAGCTCTTGTCGGGCACTTTTGAAGATTTAACCAACGCACAATTTTCTTAATGTTAGGTAAGTATCATTTTATCATATGCAGGAAATTATATAATACACGAAAATTCGAACTTGGTGGTAAGgagaaagttaaatttaaagaagTAAAACAACCAAGTTCAGTGACGAGAAACCGTGAGCAAAACTTAAACTATTTAACCTTTCCTTCCTATATGGATCCCAATGTGGCATTTCAACAGGATCTACTTCTCTGTTTTCCTCGTCGCTAAGCACTTCACATCGACTTTCTACGAAGGAAGCAATGTCATCTTCTCCAGGAAGACTGAGCATTGCTGGCGGTGATGGAACGCCTTTTGATAGTAAAGTTACTTTTACGCACACCAAACAGCGCGGGTAGGTACTCTCCAACCTTACCAACATCTTTGCAACATCATCTGTAAAACAGTTGCAATGAGATATCACAaacgtttatttttaaagtaacTAGGGACCTATTACAGTTCaacttaacaaacaaaatcaatgCAAATTATGAACACAATCATGCAAGCATTACCATAACTCTTAGTAACGATCAGCTTCCGCAGTAGTTGCAGTTTTGATTGGTCCTTGTAAACTGTACAAAAGTGTTCATCATGAACTAGGATTTTTATGCGCTTGGACGCTATCACCTCAGATTCTGCAGTTTCAGCTTTACGTTTAGAGTATGGTTTTATAGCCAACTTCTCATTAGCACTTGCTTCATTTGAGAGTAAAACCACAGCAGGGGAACTTGTGCCTTTAATTAGCACTGAACcagaatttattttattgcaatcaACTGCATCATCATTAGACACCGATTGACAATCGTCACTAATCTTGATTTTCGAAATGCTATCATCACaactaaataaataattcCAACATGGTGCAAAAGGAAATGGTGACGCCAAGACTGAAAAGTTTGGTCGTTTTGCTGGAGGCTTCCTGAAAAACACAACGCAGATAGATCTTTTCACCAGTAACAGTATGTGATACTTCATACACTGATTTAGTGGATAAGTAGATAAAAATTAACTGTCAATAACTAATGTTCCAGACTCTACAAtgaatttacatttttgcTGAGCTTAGCGTGCAATTCGATATATTTTTCATCTATAACATACAGTATACTTTAATATTAATTACAAACAATCTTGTTGAGAAAAAATTCACATGATTATTTGTTTAAAGCcttacttaaaatatttgtcatgGTTAATTTGTTTCTCTACTTGCCACCATCTCATCCCGGCAAAGGTGTCTGGAAAATCTTCAGGAAAATGTGGAGCTTTGCATTCCTGATAAACAGAGCATCATTgaaatgttataattttttaatttcattaagAAATACTTACCAGCTGAATGCGTTTCTTTTCTCTCAATCCACCTGTTCTAACCCTGTGATATACCAAGGGTATCCAAAACGCCATACCCCAGTTCGATGGTAAAATTAAATCCCAGCCAGACGCAAATCCAGTTTGTGGTCCACCATGAACTGTTTGGTGTTCACCGTGAATGGCTTCCTCTGTAATAATGACGGtgataaataaacaagatCAGTAATAAGCTGCAAAGAATATTTCGTAACTTACACAAGGCCTGACCAATTGCAAAGTCATCATGATGGTTGGATTAGTGAGAAATGAAGCAATTCGAAGACTTACCATGGCCAGAATGTCTAATTAACATAACTGGTAGTGGGGTTGAGTATCCTTTTTCTGTGGGCACAAGCTTTGCTTCTCTAATACGAGTGCTTACAACATGATCGGGCAAACGAGAGGAAGAAATCTAACAAAGTGAAAAATGATCAAGCATTTATCAGTGTACAAGCCAATACTTTATAGCAGATTACCTTTTTTAATATGACATCATCCCATAACATGCTTTCCGTAGGACACTCTTCAGGTTGTTCCACATCAATGTTTGCTTTACACAAAGCTGTACAACACAATGACAtgtgtacaattgtacatatTGCACAGAACTAACTCATGAATCTTATAGTAAAAATACAAGCGAtcttattatatatattgttcTAAGATCTTGTTCTTGTTATAAGTTAGACAGTCTGATGTACTTCAAGCTTACTggatataaataaaaataaaatcataaaactGTTACAGATGTTTATTCTTAGACTTTAGTTATATTTATTTCCTCTAAAATGGTGTCAGTAGTATCTTGAAAATGTGTACATTGATGGTTGATTATACAAGTTTCATTCTACATGAGATTGAATTTCTGATTAACATTTTGCGAAAAAAATTGTGTGGAAAGGTTAAGTAGTTAACACAATACTATGCTATCAGTAAGCAttgaacaaacattttttacctTTCGTAGATTTAAATGAAGGCACAGTTTTTTGCAATGGTAAAGTTAACCTTGGATCATCTATAACTAGTGAATAGATGGAGCCATTTTCACAATCTAGAGATTCATGATCTTTTTCAATGGGATTGAAGACTGCTTGATGGCATTCTAATAGATCAGAAATATGGATCTTAAACAATCTATTGAAACACTTGTTTTAAAGGATTTTGCTTCCACCTTTCATCTTTGACATAAAACGTGCATACTGTTGCGGTATAATATTTTCATGTGAGGCAAGCCATGAAGCAATCTCATCAGGTATCTCTTTTGATTCTTTTTCtgtaatacagtatatgtgTCAATTTCTCAGTAATTCACaagtaacataaaaatgttaagaAATACTATTCTCTCCATATCGTAGGTAAAAACTGCTAACCATAAGTTGCATATACGAAGATATTTCTTACCTCCATCATTCTTGCTGTAGTTAAAAGCATGTAAAGTGGAAAGCAATGTCACACTGGATTTTGGGCCAACTAATCGAAATCGAAGGAGATTTTCTGAACAATCCctgttgtacttttttaaTTGGTGAAAACTTCCTTACAAGTTCACAACATTCATAGCCAACCATCAATCTTACTCATTCCATACCTTAGCCTGACATTGGCATGCAGGTCAGTATAGCTCTTCAGTAATTTAAATGCTGATTCCAACACAACAGGATGAATCCAAATCCAAACAGAAGTATCTGAAGCTATTACAAacacagtttttcaataagaaaataccaatgtttaaaaatgttaatatCAGTAGCTATAGccaaaaatttgatttacCTACTTGTATTATCATTTATGGGCTGCCATATAACTGAAGCTGGTCCAATGCACAATGCTGGGGTTATGTCAGTGTCATAAAGAAAAATAGTACATtcttttttgccattaacaACTGAATCATCAAAAAGGAAAGATTGGTCCGGTGTATAAGTTGAAgtcttgaaaatttttagcaaACTATCCCGTTCACCAGATAGTTCCAAGCATTTGTAATATGAAATATCCTAAAAAAACAAGTGTTAAAATCAGAATGCAGTAAGTACCAGTACTGTTCTGAGAAACATGGAAAATGCAATCTATAAAATTCAACAAGAATGGAAAAATTCAATAcacaaacatttcaaatttgaatatTTGGTTCTGAGCAGAAACAAAC contains the following coding sequences:
- the LOC143448898 gene encoding ribonucleases P/MRP protein subunit POP1-like; translation: MENEDSQKERKGFSLGDASQGTFGMTESLNSMANQKSGIKCEDQPSELVKDEKDQLQSRMKKWKKRMRFQPQNVVMDKDAKHEYYKKLVDSSEADNLELPRVVSVMEHATACANEIESMLSAIKQHSGNKTALQTLPRHLRRRAASHNAKRLPRRLRELAKQQAAQTSDTKNGVTNKKAITRQKRRRKLHLQNEYAKRKGKQGWLETHVWHAKRFHMSCASDPQFAGWRNRVALHPNDKCFRACYRAAAHHCLLQDISYYKCLELSGERDSLLKIFKTSTYTPDQSFLFDDSVVNGKKECTIFLYDTDITPALCIGPASVIWQPINDNTTSDTSVWIWIHPVVLESAFKLLKSYTDLHANVRLRDCSENLLRFRLVGPKSSVTLLSTLHAFNYSKNDGEKESKEIPDEIASWLASHENIIPQQYARFMSKMKECHQAVFNPIEKDHESLDCENGSIYSLVIDDPRLTLPLQKTVPSFKSTKALCKANIDVEQPEECPTESMLWDDVILKKISSSRLPDHVVSTRIREAKLVPTEKGYSTPLPVMLIRHSGHEEAIHGEHQTVHGGPQTGFASGWDLILPSNWGMAFWIPLVYHRVRTGGLREKKRIQLECKAPHFPEDFPDTFAGMRWWQVEKQINHDKYFKKPPAKRPNFSVLASPFPFAPCWNYLFSCDDSISKIKISDDCQSVSNDDAVDCNKINSGSVLIKGTSSPAVVLLSNEASANEKLAIKPYSKRKAETAESEVIASKRIKILVHDEHFCTVYKDQSKLQLLRKLIVTKSYDDVAKMLVRLESTYPRCLVCVKVTLLSKGVPSPPAMLSLPGEDDIASFVESRCEVLSDEENREVDPVEMPHWDPYRKERKLATKAAKQRRKSKKKGIPPVPQQHPYSFNVFPSRKIIGFITSGDFLNSYASGGGVGFITLKSLLLLCENLKMLPESLDLKLHSGLIALMRNSNSFQYRFVKLDLMNQ